The following coding sequences lie in one Corticium candelabrum chromosome 10, ooCorCand1.1, whole genome shotgun sequence genomic window:
- the LOC134186210 gene encoding receptor-type tyrosine-protein phosphatase alpha-like has product MQDQLQKWQQGTGNKTIIVHCNNGVGRSGTFCGILSLVELLKVEGVVDVFLKVRSMPITSKFVQTLTQYRFMYDALLVYLDNFDTYANFK; this is encoded by the exons ATGCAGGATCAGTTGCAAAAATGGCAGCAAGGGACTGGCAACAAAACCATAATCGTTCATTGCAA CAATGGTGTTGGTCGCAGCGGAACGTTCTGTGGCATTCTGTCGCTTGTTGAGCTCTTGAAGGTAGAGGGCGTGGTCGATGTGTTTCTGAAAGTTAGATCGATGCCCATAACATCCAAATTTGTTCAGACTTTG ACACAGTATCGATTTATGTATGACGCTTTGCTGGTCTACCTTGACAACTTTGACACGTATGCCAACTTCAAGTAA
- the LOC134185387 gene encoding NXPE family member 4-like, with protein MATSHESETAAATSSWNIVSEVITVGRPFYVLLTARDTKGNKKRTGGDMFNAVLRGKVGSVPTSVAGEVTDFSNGSYLITFVPPCSGKASIDVRLWLSSHIVDVVKATIDANYIFSCTFGNNRGINIKYVGPHSRDSLLKIQATARKTDSIAVRVCHMDGKPDRLPRFDSSCDMKFRYKYDWYGVCEGPHSPNSTACDSIQWCVYHNKMMYNNEAESARGRRHTGAVTSKVKSILILNGDKPTTTEFSKEICKRQPFVKPTGYWLGNRWINRDCSFQCDTKEKWWKCLTNRELYLIGDSTVRQLHIVVLSSIGLMQPKLSLYIPENLLNTYVKKYNATIRYRLHGLPLQTTLGMNFTGATFVADTIDAIQANGNEIILISTIQHFLLLPPDIFRQRMEHMVTAVRHLRQRKMGKTVPVIFSTGNPRGFDSFRLNSYRIKWYNQIVAETFAAADVGIIVYDVFDMMASSADPQMPHQSQQRMAVKLSQILSLACQ; from the coding sequence ATGGCCACTTCTCATGAATCCGAAACCGCGGCAGCGACTTCTTCCTGGAACATTGTATCAGAGGTCATCACTGTAGGCAGACCGTTCTATGTATTACTAACAGCTCGTGACACAAAAGGCAACAAGAAGAGAACAGGAGGAGATATGTTTAACGCAGTATTGAGAGGTAAGGTAGGGAGTGTTCCTACTTCTGTTGCTGGTGAAGTCACAGATTTTTCCAATGGCTCATATCTCATCACGTTTGTTCCACCTTGCAGTGGAAAAGCGAGTATAGACGTTAGGTTGTGGCTGAGCAGTCATATTGTGGATGTGGTAAAAGCTACTATTGACGCTAACTACATTTTCTCATGCACTTTTGGAAACAATCGCGGCATTAACATAAAGTACGTAGGTCCACATTCACGAGATAGTCTATTGAAGATACAAGCCACCGCTCGCAAAACAGACAGCATTGCAGTAAGAGTGTGTCACATGGATGGCAAACCTGATCGACTCCCTCGATTCGACTCATCGTGTGATATGAAATTTCGATATAAATATGATTGGTATGGAGTCTGTGAAGGTCCACATTCACCAAATTCTACAGCCTGTGACTCTATTCAATGGTGTGTTTATCACAATAAGATGATGTACAACAACGAAGCAGAATCTGCCAGGGGACGTAGACACACAGGTGCAGTGACTTCAAAAGTAAAGTCTATTTTGATATTAAATGGTGataaaccaacaacaacagaattcAGCAAAGAAATTTGCAAGCGACAGCCTTTTGTTAAACCAACAGGTTATTGGCTTGGCAATCGATGGATCAATAGAGACTGTTCTTTCCAATGTGATACTAAAGAGAAGTGGTGGAAATGTCTCACAAACAGAGAATTATACCTAATAGGAGACTCTACAGTCAGACAACTGCACATAGTCGTTCTTTCATCGATTGGCCTGATGCAACCAAAGTTGAGTTTGTACATTCCGGAAAATTTGTTGAACACGTATGTAAAGAAATACAATGCAACAATCAGATATCGACTACATGGTCTTCCATTGCagactacacttggcatgaaCTTCACCGGCGCTACATTTGTAGCAGATACAATCGATGCTATTCAAGCAAATGGAAATGAGATAATCCTAATAAGCACAATACAGCATTTCCTACTCTTACCACCGGACATATTTCGTCAACGCATGGAGCACATGGTGACCGCAGTCCGTCATCTAAGGCAGAGAAAGATGGGAAAGACAGTTCCAGTTATATTTAGCACAGGAAATCCACGAGGGTTCGACTCATTTCGTTTGAATTCTTATCGCATCAAGTGGTACAATCAGATTGTTGCAGAGACATTTGCAGCAGCCGATGTGGGTATTATTGTGTATGATGTATTTGACATGATGGCTTCAAGTGCAGATCCTCAAATGCCACATCAGTCACAACAGCGAATGGCTGTCAAGTTATCCCAAATACTTAGTCTAGCTTGTCAGTAA
- the LOC134185390 gene encoding uncharacterized protein LOC134185390, with protein sequence MPTSRDSKRWFFVFLLFSSGVPRAEIPSYDNFLRYGFRLTSVKTGFPRKLMPPSVLHSTDMWMNPYVWQLVKQLRRQRRFWTAPRGAGFWEKDVQGTWREHGLAFPDWEDKQYLDRYRVTKATFRFLSTRYGWRLQKQNTNLRKPINADKRFAITLHWLAHSTSFSGLSIIYRVAKASIVSIVHEGMYVLRRFLVPDSIRFPTGDEPDQVIADFEALCCLPQCGGA encoded by the coding sequence ATGCCGACAAGCAGAGATAGTAAACGCTGGTTTTTCGTTTTCCTGCTGTTCTCGTCTGGCGTACCGCGAGCTGAAATACCATCATATGACAACTTTCTTCGCTATGGTTTCCGACTTACATCTGTGAAGACCGGGTTTCCTAGGAAATTGATGCCGCCTTCTGTTTTGCACAGCACGGATATGTGGATGAATCCCTATGTGTGGCAATTAGTGAAGCAGCTCAGGCGTCAGCGACGATTTTGGACAGCACCTAGAGGTGCTGGATTTTGGGAGAAGGATGTGCAAGGTACGTGGAGGGAACATGGGCTTGCTTTTCCTGATTGGGAAGACAAACAGTATCTGGACAGATACAGAGTCACAAAAGCAACATTCCGGTTTCTATCTACACGATACGGCTGGCGTctacaaaagcaaaacaccaATTTGAGGAAACCAATAAATGCAGACAAGCGCTTTGCAATTACTCTACACTGGCTTGCTCATTCAACGTCTTTTTCAGGACTATCTATAATCTACCGAGTTGCAAAGGCCTCTATTGTGTCAATTGTGCACGAGGGAATGTATGTGTTGCGTCGGTTTCTAGTTCCAGATTCTATTCGTTTTCCCACTGGAGATGAACCGGACCAAGTTATTGCTGACTTTGAAGCACTCTGTTGTTTGCCTCAGTGTGGTGGAGCATAA
- the LOC134186197 gene encoding uncharacterized protein LOC134186197, which translates to MPPVIKPYDKSRIWYVAARYEYDYYKKNIGGRQFVIGNGSVVSAGGIEYTNGPLQPGQSYLVYIRVIGIGDDGVQEFSSVSKATRYTTASAKNASSSGGSSNSVLIIAVAVTLSVIIFVLIIILFVFLRKNYRCTIHRNEMKSEAIRYDTVISNSKATSGTRERLKKSNEIMTVNSLYTTTGAGSSAESRAYEEVGSAAGQHNRIHEEPLYESIDGESAL; encoded by the exons ATGCCGCCTGTTATTAAACCATATGACAAGAGTAGGATCTGGTATGTGGCAGCTCGATATGAATATGATTACTACAAGAAGAACATAGGCGGACGTCAGTTTGTAATTGGAAATGGCTCAGTGGTGTCTGCTGGAGGTATAGAGTACACAAATGGACCACTACAGCCAGGGCAGTCATATCTGGTTTATATCCGCGTCATTGGGATTGGAGATGATGGG GTGCAGGAGTTCTCATCAGTCAGTAAGGCTACAA gGTACACAACTGCATCTGCAAAGAATGCGTCATCATCTGGAGGATCATCAAATTCTGTGCTGATCATTGCAGTTGCTGTTACACTAAGTGTCATCATTTTTGTGCTAATCATCAtactttttgtttttctgaG GAAGAATTACAGGTGCACTATACATAGAAATGAGATGAAATCAGAGGCTATAAGATATGATACCGTCATTAGCAATTCTAAAGCAACATCTGGAACAAGAGAACGTTTGAAGAAAAGCAATGAGATAATGACAGTTAATAGCTTATACACTACTACAG GTGCAGGCAGCAGTGCTGAATCACGTGCATATGAAGAGGTTGGAAGCGCCGCAGGTCAGCACAACAGGATACACGAGGAACCATTGTATGAGAGTATCGATGGCGAATCGGCACTTTAA
- the LOC134186041 gene encoding uncharacterized protein LOC134186041 gives MRSLKTSGGLTRGRGMTEQQRLTWLLSKPACADVNCAMQELTGVSYNTGEQNKDITKARQARDWKDTHKILKYLRDMNPFTSDTSLKSISTGVHAHSTVNVDKAKDVGNAILISMEGKTAAEYNFKRKDQVITLDTKNAVKVDGIEVQIDTQLLFQRLTIIAAKATENLEDVFRYELCSYPPALFDSSLLLREPQKPVLANAIWNLLAPDISEISGEVQYVLDGGALIHRIPWTRGATYQEICSVYTRYVSKKYGEAVVVFDGYSGKSTKDTTHERRTKGHAGVTVAFTSNMQLTMSKAKFLANKTNKQQFIKMLGDQLEMKNCKVHHAPGNADLLIVQKSVESAIMSTTILVGDDTDLLILLCYHSSLHSHRVFSDQSQRRAQRNRACGTSRLSRTS, from the coding sequence ATGAGAAGCCTGAAGACCAGCGGGGGTCTCACAAGAGGACGAGGGATGACCGAGCAGCAACGCTTGACATGGTTGTTGTCTAAGCCAGCTTGTGCTGACGTGAACTGTGCCATGCAAGAGCTGACTGGGGTTAGCTACAACACAGGAGAGCAAAACAAAGATATAACCAAGGCTAGACAAGCTCGTGACTGGAAAGATACCCACAAAATTCTCAAGTATCTTCGAGATATGAACCCCTTCACTTCCGATACCAGTCTAAAAAGCATCTCCACAGGagtacatgcacacagcaccgtcaatgttgacaaagcaaAAGATGTTGGAAATGCAATTCTGATTAGCATGGAGGGGAAGACTGCTGCAGAATATAATTTCAAGAGGAAAGACCAGGTCATCACTCTAGACACGAAGAATGCAGTCAAGGTTGATGGCATTGAAGTGCAGATTGACACACAACTTCTTTTCCAGAGACTCACGATAATTGCTGCAAAGGCAACTGAAAATTTAGAAGATGTCTTCAGGTATGAGCTATGCAGTTATCCACCAGCCCTCTTTGACTCATCACTACTTCTTCGGGAGCCACAGAAGCCAGTGCTGGCAAATGCCATCTGGAATCTATTGGCACCAGACATTTCTGAGATATCTGGAGAAGTCCAGTATGTGCTGGATGGCGGTGCGCTCATTCACCGCATCCCATGGACGCGAGGGGCAACTTACCAAGAGATATGCTCAGTGTACACAAGGTATGTCTCAAAAAAGTATGGAGAAGCAGTTGTCGTGTTTGATGGTTACAGTGGCAAATCCACGAAAGACACAACGCATGAAAGGCGAACAAAAGGGCATGCTGGAGTAACTGTAGCATTTACCAGCAATATGCAGCTTACAATGTCGAAGGCTAAGTTTTTGgccaacaagaccaacaagcAGCAGTTCATCAAAATGCTCGGAGATCAACTAGAGATGAAAAACTGCAAAGTGCATCATGCTCCAGGGAATGCTGATTTGCTAATTGTACAAAAATCAGTGGAGTCTGCTATAATGTCGACCACTATCCTGGTTGGTGATGACACAGACCTTCTTATCCTGTTGTGCTATCACTCAAGCTTGCACTCTCACAGAGTGTTTTCCGACCAGAGCCAAAGAAGAGCACAAAGAAACCGCGCGTGTGGAACATCCAGGTTGTCAAGGACCAGCTAG
- the LOC134185389 gene encoding transcription factor Adf-1-like, with translation MEETLIEAVRQQTAIWQITSHSYRDIRVKENAWKEVARELDISVELAMKKWISLRDRFVRELKKTTHRVFGDSGPPTTSSWKYFEILMFLADTMKHQQKAGFNSLFTSSDKMFDECDGTANQLVLGET, from the exons ATGGAAGAAACATTGATTGAGGCTGTGAGGCAGCAGACTGCCATTTGGCAGATAACTTCCCACTCCTACAGAGACATTAGAGTTAAGGAGAACGCATGGAAGGAAGTTGCCAGGGAATTGGACATCTCCGTTGAGCTGGCAATGAAGAAGTGGATTTCTCTCAGAGACAGATTTGTAAGGGAGCTGAAGAAAACCACGCACCGTGTCTTTGGTGACAGTGGACCACCAACTACTTCCTCGTGGAAGTATTTTGAGATTTTGATGTTCCTGGCTGACACGATGAAGCACCAACA aaaagccggttttaattcACTCTTTACATCTAGTGATAAGATGTTCGATGAATGTGATGGTACTGCCAATCAACTTGTCCTTGGGGAGACATGA